One Ensifer adhaerens genomic region harbors:
- a CDS encoding ABC transporter permease, with protein MTLVSQTTETGGQNTPLKFLKTYPMEIILAALVIFLIFVAPGFASTSNVLNVLRTVSMLGIIAFGMTAVIISGEIDLSVGAGAALAGCIVAWFADRFTDTFGDWGAVTVGFAVALLLGFSLGYLTGRFRQWFNVPTFITTLALFAALRGVANLITGGFPMSSFPLGFDFLGGGYLFGIPFPVYIFALTFAAMHFLMKYTSFGREVYAVGGNMEAARLSGIDIWKVKALTLGLTGALTAVSGTLIASQIGAGTGTTATGMELDVIAAVIIGGTSLFGGKGRIWGTLIGVLFLGCISNGMTLMNVSEYWQYVVRGGIILGAVLLNQVLERVR; from the coding sequence ATGACACTCGTGAGCCAGACCACGGAAACAGGCGGACAGAACACGCCGCTCAAGTTTCTGAAAACCTACCCGATGGAGATCATTCTCGCCGCATTGGTGATTTTCCTGATCTTCGTCGCACCAGGCTTCGCCTCCACCAGCAACGTCTTGAACGTGCTGCGCACCGTCTCGATGCTCGGCATCATCGCCTTCGGCATGACGGCGGTTATCATCAGCGGGGAGATCGATCTCTCGGTCGGCGCCGGTGCCGCGCTCGCCGGCTGCATCGTTGCCTGGTTCGCCGACCGTTTCACCGACACGTTCGGTGACTGGGGCGCGGTCACCGTCGGTTTTGCGGTGGCACTTCTGCTCGGCTTCTCGCTCGGCTATCTCACCGGCCGTTTCCGGCAGTGGTTCAACGTGCCGACCTTCATCACCACCCTGGCGCTTTTCGCGGCACTCCGCGGTGTCGCCAATTTGATCACCGGCGGCTTCCCGATGTCGTCCTTCCCGCTCGGTTTCGATTTCCTCGGCGGCGGTTATCTCTTCGGCATTCCGTTCCCGGTCTATATCTTTGCGCTGACCTTCGCGGCGATGCACTTCCTGATGAAGTACACAAGCTTCGGCCGTGAGGTTTACGCGGTCGGCGGCAACATGGAGGCGGCACGTCTCTCCGGCATCGACATCTGGAAGGTGAAGGCGCTGACATTGGGCCTGACCGGCGCGCTAACCGCCGTCTCCGGCACGCTGATCGCCTCGCAGATCGGGGCCGGCACCGGGACGACGGCGACCGGCATGGAACTCGACGTGATCGCGGCCGTCATCATCGGCGGTACCTCGCTCTTCGGCGGCAAGGGCCGGATCTGGGGCACGCTGATCGGGGTGCTCTTCCTTGGATGCATCTCCAACGGCATGACGCTGATGAATGTCAGCGAATATTGGCAATACGTCGTGCGCGGCGGGATCATCCTCGGCGCCGTGCTCCTGAACCAGGTTCTGGAACGGGTGCGCTGA
- a CDS encoding mannonate dehydratase — translation MKIGLGLYREQLTPDNFQFALQAGATHVVAHLTNYFAGKDPKIDSGDQGGWGDCSGDRLWTYEELSALVKDVRAGGLEVAAIENFSPRFWHDVLLDGPERAQQIEGLKQLIRDAGRAGIPCIGYNFSLAGVYGWTRGPYARGGAESVGFGVENSIAPSPDAPIPDGMVWNMRYRRGVAGAASVSVSSAELWDRLSHFLKEVVPVAEEAGVVLGAHPDDPPAEELRGTARLVNRPEKYDRLMAIVDSPSNGLELCLGSLQEMPGGDIYEHVRRFARSGRIGYIHFRNVRGKMPRYVETFVDEGDIDMAEIIRILRDENYQGVMIPDHTPAMTCGASWHAGKAFALGYMKALVQNAEALGPARSIPTSIAAE, via the coding sequence ATGAAAATCGGCCTTGGGCTCTACCGGGAGCAACTCACCCCGGATAACTTTCAGTTTGCCTTGCAGGCGGGCGCGACCCACGTCGTCGCGCATCTCACCAACTATTTCGCCGGCAAGGATCCGAAGATCGACAGTGGCGACCAGGGCGGCTGGGGTGATTGCTCCGGTGACCGGCTCTGGACTTACGAAGAGCTGTCGGCGCTGGTGAAGGACGTGCGGGCCGGTGGGCTGGAAGTGGCGGCGATCGAGAACTTCTCGCCGCGCTTCTGGCATGACGTGTTGCTCGACGGGCCAGAGCGGGCGCAGCAGATCGAGGGGCTGAAGCAGCTCATTCGCGACGCCGGTCGCGCCGGCATTCCCTGCATCGGCTACAATTTCTCGCTTGCCGGCGTCTATGGCTGGACCCGCGGCCCCTATGCCCGCGGCGGTGCGGAATCCGTCGGCTTCGGCGTCGAAAACAGCATCGCGCCAAGCCCGGATGCGCCGATCCCAGACGGCATGGTCTGGAACATGCGCTATCGTCGTGGCGTCGCCGGCGCTGCCTCCGTTTCCGTCAGCTCGGCGGAGCTCTGGGACCGCCTCAGCCACTTCCTGAAGGAGGTCGTGCCGGTCGCCGAGGAGGCGGGCGTGGTGCTCGGCGCTCACCCGGACGATCCGCCAGCCGAGGAACTGCGTGGCACCGCGCGGCTCGTCAACCGTCCGGAGAAGTACGACCGGCTGATGGCGATCGTCGACTCGCCCTCGAACGGGCTCGAACTCTGCCTCGGCTCGCTGCAGGAAATGCCGGGAGGGGATATCTACGAGCACGTTCGTCGTTTCGCCCGCTCCGGCCGCATCGGCTACATCCACTTCCGCAACGTACGCGGAAAGATGCCGCGTTATGTCGAGACCTTCGTCGACGAGGGCGATATCGACATGGCCGAAATCATCCGCATCCTGCGCGACGAAAACTACCAGGGTGTGATGATCCCCGACCATACGCCGGCCATGACCTGCGGCGCCTCCTGGCATGCGGGCAAGGCCTTTGCGCTCGGCTACATGAAGGCGCTTGTGCAGAATGCCGAGGCGCTCGGCCCCGCGCGTTCGATCCCGACAAGCATCGCAGCGGAATAG
- a CDS encoding FadR/GntR family transcriptional regulator produces the protein MSSSVREEVLSGVEAVEPGKTSAVDRLVEQIRDMISERGLGVGDALPTERDLGEQFQAGRNTVREALQVLRAYGMVETRPKVGAVISGGHGEAIRRLFAFHNGISPDSFHDLQGFRRIIETGVGEHIILTASDADFDRLDAINSRILEAESVEAAAQCDYEFHSAIVELSGNRTTLAAYHMLRSVIEEVMRLGKAERPVHAATFEAHAEIIRALRARDRIAYVYLMSRHLEFGIRFVDAVPGSSQPR, from the coding sequence GTGAGCAGTTCGGTAAGGGAAGAGGTGTTGTCGGGCGTCGAGGCCGTGGAGCCGGGCAAGACCTCGGCCGTCGATCGGCTGGTCGAGCAGATCCGCGACATGATTTCTGAGCGTGGCCTTGGTGTCGGTGACGCGTTGCCGACCGAGCGTGATCTCGGCGAACAGTTCCAGGCCGGCCGCAACACCGTGCGCGAGGCGCTGCAGGTGCTGCGCGCCTATGGCATGGTCGAGACCCGGCCGAAGGTGGGCGCCGTGATCAGCGGTGGCCACGGCGAGGCGATCCGCCGGCTCTTTGCCTTTCACAACGGTATCTCACCGGACTCGTTTCATGACCTGCAGGGCTTCCGCCGCATCATCGAGACCGGTGTCGGCGAACACATCATCCTGACGGCCAGCGACGCCGATTTCGACCGGCTCGATGCGATCAATTCCAGGATCCTTGAGGCCGAGAGCGTCGAGGCAGCCGCACAGTGCGACTATGAGTTCCATTCGGCGATCGTCGAACTCTCGGGCAACCGCACGACGCTTGCCGCCTATCACATGCTGCGTTCGGTGATCGAGGAGGTCATGCGGCTCGGCAAGGCCGAACGTCCGGTGCACGCGGCGACCTTCGAGGCGCATGCCGAGATCATCCGGGCGCTGAGGGCGCGCGACCGCATCGCCTATGTCTACCTGATGAGCCGTCATCTGGAGTTCGGCATCCGCTTCGTCGATGCCGTGCCGGGCAGCTCGCAGCCACGATAA
- the leuB gene encoding 3-isopropylmalate dehydrogenase, translating into MARKLFILPGDGIGPEAMAEVRKIIAYMNAELGAGFVTDEGLVGGSAYDAHGQAISEEDMKKALAADAVLFGAVGGPKWDAVPYEVRPEAGLLRLRKDLELFANLRPAICYPALSAASSLKPELVEGLDILIVRELTGGVYFGEPKEIVDLGNGQKRGIDTQVYDTYEIERIAGVAFELARTRNNRVCSMEKRNVMKSGVLWNQVVTETHKAKYSDVQLEHMLADAGGMQLVRQPKQFDVIVTDNLFGDMLSDVAAMLTGSLGMLPSASLGAPDGVSGKRKALYEPVHGSAPDIAGQGIANPIAMIASFAMCLRYSFNLVKEADNLERAIANVLDQGIRTGDIMAEGAKKVGTTEMGDAILAEFKALSA; encoded by the coding sequence ATGGCCCGCAAACTTTTCATCCTCCCCGGCGACGGCATCGGCCCGGAAGCCATGGCGGAAGTCCGCAAAATCATCGCCTACATGAATGCCGAGCTTGGTGCCGGCTTCGTGACGGACGAGGGCCTGGTTGGCGGTTCGGCCTATGACGCCCACGGTCAGGCGATCTCGGAAGAGGACATGAAGAAGGCGCTTGCCGCCGATGCGGTGCTGTTCGGCGCCGTCGGCGGTCCGAAGTGGGATGCGGTGCCCTACGAGGTGCGCCCGGAAGCCGGTCTGCTGCGTCTGCGCAAGGATCTCGAACTCTTTGCCAACCTGCGCCCGGCGATCTGCTACCCAGCGCTTTCCGCCGCCTCGTCACTCAAGCCGGAACTGGTCGAAGGCCTCGACATCCTGATCGTGCGCGAATTGACCGGTGGCGTCTATTTCGGCGAACCGAAGGAGATCGTCGATCTCGGCAACGGCCAGAAGCGTGGCATCGACACCCAGGTCTATGACACCTACGAGATCGAGCGCATCGCCGGCGTCGCCTTCGAGCTGGCCCGCACCCGCAACAACCGCGTCTGCTCGATGGAAAAGCGCAACGTCATGAAGTCGGGCGTGTTGTGGAACCAGGTGGTGACCGAGACGCACAAGGCGAAGTACTCCGACGTCCAGCTCGAGCACATGCTGGCGGACGCCGGCGGCATGCAGCTGGTGCGCCAGCCCAAGCAGTTCGACGTCATCGTCACCGACAACCTGTTCGGCGACATGCTGTCGGACGTGGCCGCCATGCTCACCGGCTCGCTCGGCATGCTGCCCTCGGCCTCGCTCGGCGCGCCGGATGGTGTCAGCGGCAAGCGCAAGGCGCTCTATGAGCCGGTGCACGGCTCGGCACCCGACATTGCCGGCCAGGGCATCGCCAACCCGATCGCGATGATCGCGTCGTTCGCCATGTGCCTGCGCTACTCCTTCAACCTGGTGAAGGAAGCCGACAATCTGGAGAGGGCGATCGCCAACGTGCTCGACCAGGGCATCCGCACCGGCGACATCATGGCCGAAGGGGCAAAGAAGGTCGGCACCACCGAGATGGGCGACGCCATCCTTGCCGAGTTCAAGGCGCTGTCGGCGTAA
- a CDS encoding SDR family oxidoreductase, with translation MKEKTGRLAGRIAVVTAAGQGIGRAVAERLMAEGAEVHASDINAELLATLEGATTTRLDATDHVAVGAYFDAFARVDILVHAVGYVHQGTIEECSPADWRRSVNITLDSAYNVIAGAIPKMKANGGSIITIGSVASSIKGFPRRAAYGAAKGGVIGLTKAVAADYVSQGIRCNSVCPGTVASPSLEERIGELGEKLGSRDEAYRSFISRQPAGRFGTVEEVAAICAFLASDEAAFITGQAINIDGGITI, from the coding sequence ATGAAGGAAAAGACGGGACGTTTGGCCGGGCGCATTGCCGTGGTCACGGCTGCCGGCCAAGGCATCGGCCGCGCGGTCGCCGAACGACTGATGGCTGAAGGCGCCGAGGTCCACGCCAGCGACATCAATGCCGAGCTGCTCGCCACGCTCGAAGGGGCTACAACGACGCGGCTCGATGCGACGGATCATGTGGCGGTCGGTGCCTATTTCGACGCCTTCGCCCGGGTCGATATCCTCGTGCACGCGGTCGGCTACGTGCATCAGGGCACGATCGAGGAATGCTCGCCCGCCGATTGGCGGCGCTCGGTGAACATTACGCTCGACAGCGCCTATAACGTCATTGCCGGCGCAATCCCGAAGATGAAGGCCAATGGCGGCAGCATCATCACCATCGGATCGGTTGCCTCCTCGATCAAGGGTTTCCCGCGGCGTGCCGCCTATGGCGCCGCCAAGGGTGGCGTCATAGGCCTGACCAAGGCGGTGGCAGCTGACTACGTTTCTCAGGGCATTCGCTGCAATTCGGTCTGCCCCGGCACTGTCGCATCACCCTCCCTGGAAGAGCGCATCGGCGAACTTGGCGAAAAGCTTGGAAGCCGGGATGAGGCCTACCGGTCCTTCATCAGCCGCCAGCCGGCCGGCCGGTTCGGCACGGTCGAAGAAGTCGCCGCCATCTGCGCCTTCCTCGCCTCCGACGAGGCGGCCTTCATTACCGGCCAGGCAATCAACATAGACGGCGGCATCACGATCTGA
- a CDS encoding SDR family NAD(P)-dependent oxidoreductase has protein sequence MTEFKGKIALVTGTSGIGLASAIRLASSGATVLACGNDVATNEIFDRIAKERDLPMSTRLTDVAVEAEVEAAVREAVLRHGGLDIIVNAAAVHPYGTVLDTSAETFARCLSVNVGSIYLTGRFGIPEMMKRGGGAIVNISSVQGHACQQNVAAYVASKGAIHALTRAMALDHAAAKVRVNSVSPGSVRTPLLSLAARTYGGEGVSEAEAFARFGAAHPIGRIGEPEEVAELVAYLASDRAAFVTGSDFRIDGGLTAGIGVK, from the coding sequence ATGACTGAATTCAAGGGAAAGATCGCGCTGGTCACCGGCACGTCCGGGATCGGGCTTGCCTCGGCGATCCGGCTCGCCTCGTCAGGCGCCACCGTGCTTGCCTGTGGCAACGACGTCGCCACCAACGAGATCTTCGACCGCATAGCCAAAGAGCGCGACTTGCCGATGTCGACCCGACTGACGGACGTTGCCGTGGAAGCAGAGGTCGAAGCGGCCGTGCGCGAGGCGGTGCTGCGCCACGGCGGCCTCGACATCATCGTCAATGCCGCCGCCGTTCACCCCTATGGCACCGTGCTCGACACCAGCGCCGAGACCTTTGCGCGCTGCCTGTCGGTCAATGTCGGCTCGATATATCTCACCGGCCGCTTCGGCATTCCGGAAATGATGAAGCGCGGCGGCGGCGCGATCGTCAACATCTCCTCGGTGCAGGGTCATGCCTGCCAGCAGAACGTCGCCGCCTATGTCGCTTCCAAGGGCGCGATCCATGCGCTGACCCGCGCCATGGCGCTCGATCATGCGGCGGCGAAGGTCCGGGTCAATTCGGTCAGCCCAGGCTCGGTGCGCACGCCGCTGCTATCGCTTGCAGCCCGCACCTATGGCGGCGAGGGCGTCAGCGAGGCGGAAGCCTTTGCCCGCTTCGGCGCTGCACACCCGATCGGCCGCATCGGCGAGCCGGAGGAGGTGGCCGAGCTGGTCGCTTATCTCGCCTCGGATCGCGCCGCCTTCGTCACCGGCTCGGACTTCCGCATCGACGGCGGCCTCACCGCCGGCATCGGCGTCAAATAA
- a CDS encoding fumarylacetoacetate hydrolase family protein, whose translation MKLLRLTVDGSAVPCILDGEGNAREVSSLVQDFTAETLPGVLAVLSGADFAALPVMPVVDADILPPVARPGTIWCVGLNYSDHAEEAGLPVPSEPILFNKAAGTYCGPNAPLLHSEKMSKLDWEVELGIVIGKRALNVSRAEAMDHVLGFTIVNDVSERAWQMERGGQWVKGKSFPNFCPTGPWLVTKDEVPDPQALSMWLDVNGERMQAGTTARMIFDVATIVSYMSEFCVLEPGDLICTGTPPGVGMGKKPPRYLGPGDVVELGIDGLGRQRQVVQSL comes from the coding sequence ATGAAATTGTTGCGTCTCACCGTCGACGGCTCTGCCGTGCCCTGCATCCTCGACGGCGAGGGCAACGCGCGGGAGGTGTCTTCGCTCGTCCAGGACTTCACGGCGGAGACTTTGCCTGGTGTCTTGGCAGTGCTCTCCGGCGCCGATTTCGCGGCGCTCCCTGTGATGCCGGTGGTCGATGCGGACATCCTGCCGCCGGTCGCAAGGCCCGGTACAATCTGGTGCGTCGGCCTCAACTACTCCGACCATGCGGAAGAGGCGGGACTGCCAGTGCCGTCCGAACCGATCCTCTTCAACAAGGCGGCCGGCACCTATTGCGGCCCGAACGCACCGCTTCTCCACTCAGAGAAAATGTCGAAGCTGGACTGGGAGGTCGAGCTCGGCATCGTCATCGGCAAGCGGGCGCTCAACGTATCGCGCGCCGAGGCTATGGACCATGTCCTCGGCTTCACGATCGTCAACGACGTCTCCGAACGTGCCTGGCAGATGGAGCGCGGCGGGCAGTGGGTGAAGGGCAAGAGCTTCCCGAATTTCTGCCCGACGGGCCCCTGGCTTGTGACGAAAGACGAGGTTCCGGACCCGCAGGCCCTGTCGATGTGGCTCGACGTCAACGGCGAGCGCATGCAGGCGGGTACGACCGCGCGCATGATCTTCGACGTCGCGACCATCGTCTCCTACATGAGCGAATTCTGCGTGCTGGAGCCCGGCGATCTCATCTGCACCGGCACGCCCCCCGGCGTCGGCATGGGCAAGAAGCCGCCGCGCTATCTTGGGCCCGGTGACGTGGTCGAACTCGGTATCGATGGACTCGGCCGCCAGCGTCAGGTCGTTCAATCCCTCTAG
- a CDS encoding SMP-30/gluconolactonase/LRE family protein, whose translation MARELVCVAPVGDRCGEGAVWSAEEAALYWTDINRFLIHRYDEATCAVRTWLFDEPVVAISLTREDGRLLIALGSKLIWWWPETDRRQDHGFVLPGSPRVRLNDGRADPLGNFWVGSMKNNVLPDGQLGDVAPGEGILYRIAPDGTVTEWRHGLGISNTLCWSPDRSTFYFGDTLANEIYAFDYHAVDGSISGERPFFTGFDLGAPDGSAIDSEGFLWNCRYGGGCIARVAPDGSLAETIDMPITNITTCTFGGADLKTLYITTAGAGPAERLAGSLYAMRVTVAGMPENRFGAATK comes from the coding sequence ATGGCCCGTGAGCTCGTCTGTGTCGCGCCCGTCGGCGACCGCTGCGGCGAGGGCGCCGTCTGGTCGGCGGAAGAGGCGGCGCTCTACTGGACCGACATCAACCGCTTTCTGATCCACCGCTATGACGAGGCGACGTGCGCGGTCAGGACGTGGCTCTTCGACGAGCCGGTGGTGGCGATCTCGCTGACCCGTGAAGATGGGCGTCTGCTCATCGCTCTCGGCTCGAAGCTCATATGGTGGTGGCCCGAAACCGACCGGCGGCAGGATCACGGCTTCGTCCTGCCCGGTTCACCGCGTGTTCGGCTGAATGACGGTCGCGCCGATCCCCTCGGAAACTTCTGGGTCGGCTCGATGAAGAACAACGTGCTTCCGGATGGCCAGCTTGGCGACGTTGCCCCGGGCGAGGGCATCCTCTACCGGATCGCACCCGATGGCACCGTCACCGAATGGCGGCATGGCCTCGGCATTTCCAACACGCTCTGCTGGAGCCCGGATCGAAGCACCTTCTACTTCGGCGATACGCTGGCAAACGAGATTTACGCCTTCGACTATCATGCCGTGGACGGCTCGATTTCCGGCGAACGACCCTTCTTCACCGGTTTCGATCTCGGCGCGCCCGACGGCTCGGCGATCGACAGCGAGGGGTTCCTCTGGAACTGCCGTTATGGCGGTGGCTGCATCGCCCGTGTTGCGCCGGATGGCAGCCTTGCCGAGACGATCGATATGCCGATCACCAACATCACCACCTGCACTTTCGGTGGCGCCGACCTGAAGACGCTTTACATCACCACGGCCGGTGCGGGGCCAGCCGAGCGTCTCGCCGGCAGCCTCTATGCCATGCGCGTCACGGTCGCCGGCATGCCGGAAAACCGGTTCGGGGCGGCTACAAAGTGA
- a CDS encoding sugar ABC transporter ATP-binding protein — protein sequence MSYPQPSSAALQGVQGRLDFRAVTKRYGPTVALSEFTHSFAPGQVHALMGKNGSGKSTLVKLLAGVTEPTSGTISVNGEDRHFTSPHDAFAAGIVTVHQELSLVPELSVGENIFLGRLPHRRRAGFSVVDWAGLHKRAGELLADMGLAIDSRQPVSALSVGQQQVVEIVKAMSFNPSILLLDEPTSALASREVKQLFALIERLRARGVTMIYITHRMSELFEIADTCTVIRDGHYIGAVEMKATTPSAIVGMMFGDAARATRPPRRTLDRTRPVLEVRDLSRSGHFQNVSFDLYPGEILGIAGLLGAGRTELMRAIFGADRIDSGSVTFNSRDMTGASPRDMRKAGLGYTPENRKEVGLVQSLSTADNLCMASLGPISNRGFISRRREQPHVRRQIADLHIKCGDPELPVSSLSGGNQQKVVIGKWLNRQPSVMFFDEPSRGVDVQAKRQIFDIIWQQAADGLASLFVSTELEEVLEVADRILVMHHGAVVAEVDPTKTDLTELYGLCMEGAKQ from the coding sequence ATGAGCTATCCGCAACCGAGTTCAGCCGCGTTGCAAGGGGTGCAGGGACGGCTGGACTTTCGGGCCGTGACCAAGCGTTACGGTCCGACTGTCGCCCTCTCCGAATTCACCCACAGCTTCGCCCCCGGCCAGGTGCATGCCCTGATGGGCAAGAACGGCTCGGGCAAATCAACGCTCGTCAAGCTGCTTGCCGGCGTCACCGAGCCGACATCGGGCACGATCAGTGTCAATGGCGAGGATCGCCATTTCACCTCGCCGCATGATGCCTTTGCCGCCGGCATCGTCACCGTGCACCAGGAGCTCTCGCTGGTGCCGGAGCTTTCTGTCGGCGAGAACATCTTTCTCGGCCGGCTGCCGCATCGGCGTCGCGCCGGTTTCAGCGTCGTCGACTGGGCGGGCCTGCACAAGCGCGCCGGCGAATTGCTTGCCGACATGGGGCTTGCGATCGATTCCCGCCAGCCGGTTTCGGCGCTGAGCGTCGGCCAGCAGCAGGTGGTGGAAATCGTCAAGGCGATGTCCTTCAACCCGTCGATCCTGCTCTTGGACGAACCGACCTCGGCGCTGGCGTCGCGCGAGGTCAAGCAGCTCTTCGCACTGATCGAACGGCTGCGCGCCCGCGGCGTGACGATGATCTACATCACCCATCGGATGAGCGAGCTTTTCGAGATTGCCGATACCTGCACGGTGATCCGCGACGGCCATTACATCGGCGCGGTCGAGATGAAGGCGACGACGCCTTCGGCGATCGTCGGCATGATGTTCGGCGATGCCGCCCGCGCAACGCGGCCGCCGCGGCGCACGCTCGATCGCACCCGGCCGGTGCTCGAGGTGCGGGATCTCAGCCGCTCCGGGCATTTTCAGAATGTTTCTTTCGATCTCTATCCGGGCGAAATCCTCGGAATCGCCGGCCTGCTCGGCGCCGGGCGCACCGAACTGATGAGGGCGATCTTCGGCGCCGACCGGATCGACAGCGGTTCAGTGACGTTCAACAGTCGCGATATGACCGGTGCCAGCCCACGCGACATGCGCAAGGCGGGACTCGGCTACACGCCGGAAAATCGCAAGGAGGTCGGCCTCGTGCAGTCGCTTTCGACCGCCGACAATCTCTGCATGGCGAGCCTCGGCCCGATCTCCAACAGAGGCTTCATTTCGCGCCGCCGCGAACAGCCGCACGTGCGCCGCCAGATCGCCGATCTGCACATCAAGTGCGGCGATCCGGAACTGCCCGTGTCGTCGCTGTCGGGCGGCAACCAGCAGAAGGTGGTGATCGGCAAATGGTTGAACCGGCAGCCGTCGGTGATGTTCTTCGATGAGCCGAGCCGCGGCGTCGACGTCCAGGCCAAGCGCCAGATCTTCGACATCATCTGGCAACAGGCCGCCGATGGCCTTGCCAGCCTCTTTGTCTCGACCGAGCTCGAGGAGGTGCTGGAAGTCGCCGACCGCATCCTCGTCATGCATCACGGCGCCGTCGTCGCCGAAGTGGATCCGACGAAAACCGACCTGACCGAACTCTACGGCCTGTGCATGGAAGGGGCCAAGCAATGA
- a CDS encoding substrate-binding domain-containing protein — protein MSNMKRLALAALLATVSFAPGAAFAGGKAIAGIVFQQDQYFRGIQIGMEKAAEAAGDELLAGNSDSKLEKEAQLIDTYIARGVNSIVVAPLSADASVPALKKARDAGITVVTYGTSANGDVAQATVTSSDRDIGIGTGNAATDFLKTLGNGGKVKIGTLAFKALLPEQSNARVDGFLSVVKDQVDIVAQQDAWLAEKALAVASDMLTANPDIQVIYAANEGGTIGAVQAVKKAGLEGKVFVFGTDGSEQLANMLLNSDNVLQATTAQQPLEVGKQAIEAAQNLLDGKKIETKVNVPVLPLTRADTQAVAAYKEGLKALK, from the coding sequence ATGAGCAACATGAAACGTCTGGCGCTTGCCGCACTTCTTGCCACCGTCAGCTTTGCGCCGGGCGCAGCCTTTGCTGGCGGCAAGGCGATCGCTGGCATCGTCTTCCAGCAGGACCAGTATTTCCGCGGCATCCAGATCGGCATGGAGAAGGCTGCGGAAGCCGCCGGCGACGAGCTTCTCGCCGGCAACAGCGACAGCAAGCTGGAGAAGGAAGCGCAGCTCATCGACACCTACATCGCTCGCGGCGTGAACTCGATCGTCGTGGCGCCGCTTTCGGCCGATGCCTCGGTGCCGGCGCTGAAGAAGGCGCGTGATGCTGGCATCACGGTCGTCACCTACGGCACTTCGGCCAATGGCGACGTCGCCCAGGCGACGGTGACGAGCTCGGACCGCGATATCGGCATCGGCACAGGCAACGCCGCAACCGACTTCCTGAAGACCCTCGGCAATGGTGGCAAGGTCAAGATCGGCACGCTCGCCTTCAAGGCACTGCTGCCTGAACAGTCGAACGCCCGCGTCGACGGGTTCTTAAGCGTCGTCAAGGACCAGGTCGATATCGTCGCCCAGCAGGATGCCTGGCTTGCCGAAAAGGCGCTCGCGGTCGCAAGCGACATGCTGACGGCCAATCCCGATATCCAGGTGATCTACGCTGCCAACGAGGGCGGCACGATCGGTGCGGTCCAGGCCGTGAAAAAGGCAGGCCTCGAAGGCAAGGTCTTCGTCTTCGGCACCGACGGTTCCGAGCAGCTCGCCAACATGTTGCTGAATTCCGACAACGTACTGCAGGCAACGACGGCGCAGCAGCCGCTCGAGGTCGGCAAGCAGGCGATCGAAGCGGCACAGAACCTGCTCGACGGCAAGAAGATCGAGACCAAGGTCAACGTGCCGGTGCTGCCTCTGACGCGCGCCGATACGCAGGCGGTCGCGGCCTACAAGGAAGGCCTGAAGGCGCTGAAGTGA